One stretch of candidate division TA06 bacterium DNA includes these proteins:
- a CDS encoding response regulator transcription factor, with protein sequence MNAKIIVADDHRMVREGLRSLIERQPGLSVVAEARDGAEAVSLTRKHRPDLVVMDISMPNLNGLEAIRLIRTEKNKTRIIVLSMHADRRYVAEAFKAGAEGYLLKDSAFGELTQAIKTVLQGKRFLSPSIAGLLIDGYLTREDQTQPSAYNLLSVREREVLQMMAEGQATKQIAKVLNLSIKTIETYRKQIMDKLNLHSIAQLTKYAIREGLTDL encoded by the coding sequence ATGAACGCCAAGATAATAGTGGCCGATGACCACCGGATGGTGCGGGAGGGCCTGCGGTCCCTGATCGAGCGCCAGCCGGGCCTGAGCGTCGTCGCCGAGGCCCGGGACGGGGCCGAAGCGGTCAGCCTGACCAGGAAGCACCGGCCGGACCTGGTGGTGATGGATATCTCCATGCCCAACCTCAACGGCCTGGAGGCCATCCGCCTGATCCGGACCGAAAAGAACAAGACCAGGATCATCGTGCTCTCGATGCATGCCGACCGGCGCTACGTGGCCGAGGCCTTCAAGGCCGGAGCCGAGGGATATCTGCTCAAGGATTCGGCCTTCGGCGAGCTGACCCAGGCCATCAAGACCGTGCTTCAGGGAAAACGCTTCCTCAGCCCCTCCATCGCCGGCCTGCTGATTGACGGATACCTGACCCGGGAGGACCAGACCCAGCCCAGCGCCTACAACCTGCTTTCGGTGCGGGAACGGGAAGTGCTGCAGATGATGGCCGAAGGCCAGGCCACCAAGCAGATCGCCAAGGTGCTGAACCTGAGCATCAAGACCATCGAAACCTACCGCAAGCAGATCATGGACAAGCTCAACCTGCACAGCATCGCCCAGCTCACCAAATACGCCATCCGGGAGGGGCTGACCGACCTCTGA
- the gdhA gene encoding NADP-specific glutamate dehydrogenase, translating into MSHITDVIAKVKGKNPGEPEFHQAVEEVMKTLEPTVAKHPEFVKWKIYERICEPDRVVMFRVPWVDDKGEVQINKGFRVQFNNAIGPYKGGLRFHPSVNLGIIKFLGFEQIFKNSLTTLAMGGGKGGSDFDPKGKSDMEVMKFTQSFMRELFRHIGQDTDVPAGDIGVGGREIGYMYGYYKKIRNEFTGVLTGRAREYGGSLIRPEATGYGSVYFGAEMLATRKKDYKGLRCVVSGKGNVTQYTIEKINQLGGKAISISDSAGTIIDEEGIDAEKLKYVMNLAEVKRGRAKEYADTYKSAKYYEGKSVWDVVKEQGLKFDCAFPSATQNEINEEHAKAMVKNGCFLVSEGANMPSNLAAIKIYQDNNVLYGPAKAANAGGVATSGLEMAQQSARWYWDRNEVDQKLQRIMKDIHQQCLDASETYATKGDYLAGANIAGFVKVAKAMVAQGVV; encoded by the coding sequence ATGTCCCACATCACCGACGTGATCGCCAAGGTCAAGGGGAAGAATCCTGGAGAGCCGGAGTTCCACCAAGCGGTAGAAGAGGTCATGAAAACCCTGGAGCCCACCGTGGCCAAGCATCCCGAGTTCGTTAAATGGAAGATCTACGAACGGATCTGCGAGCCGGACCGGGTAGTTATGTTTAGGGTGCCCTGGGTGGACGACAAGGGCGAGGTCCAGATCAACAAGGGTTTCCGGGTCCAGTTCAACAACGCCATCGGGCCCTACAAGGGCGGCCTCCGTTTCCATCCCTCGGTCAACCTGGGCATCATCAAGTTTTTGGGCTTTGAGCAGATCTTCAAGAATAGCCTGACCACCCTGGCCATGGGCGGCGGCAAGGGCGGCTCGGATTTTGACCCCAAGGGCAAGAGCGACATGGAAGTGATGAAGTTCACCCAGTCATTCATGCGCGAATTGTTCCGCCATATCGGCCAGGACACCGACGTGCCCGCCGGCGACATCGGGGTGGGCGGCCGGGAGATCGGCTACATGTACGGCTATTACAAGAAGATCCGCAACGAGTTTACCGGCGTGCTGACCGGACGGGCCCGGGAGTACGGCGGATCGCTGATCCGGCCCGAGGCCACCGGCTACGGTTCGGTCTATTTCGGGGCCGAGATGCTGGCCACCCGCAAGAAGGATTACAAGGGTTTGCGTTGCGTCGTGTCGGGCAAGGGCAACGTCACCCAGTACACCATCGAGAAGATCAATCAGCTGGGCGGCAAGGCCATCTCGATATCCGATTCGGCCGGAACCATCATTGACGAAGAAGGCATTGACGCCGAAAAACTTAAATACGTCATGAACCTGGCCGAGGTCAAACGCGGCCGGGCCAAGGAATACGCCGATACCTACAAGAGCGCCAAGTATTATGAGGGCAAGAGCGTCTGGGACGTGGTCAAGGAACAGGGCCTCAAGTTCGACTGCGCCTTCCCCTCCGCCACCCAGAATGAGATCAACGAAGAACACGCCAAGGCCATGGTCAAGAACGGCTGCTTCCTGGTCTCCGAAGGGGCCAACATGCCCTCCAACCTGGCGGCCATCAAGATTTATCAGGACAACAACGTGCTGTACGGACCGGCCAAGGCGGCCAACGCCGGCGGCGTGGCCACCTCCGGACTGGAAATGGCCCAGCAGAGCGCCCGCTGGTACTGGGACCGCAACGAGGTCGACCAGAAGCTGCAGCGGATCATGAAGGACATCCATCAGCAGTGCCTGGATGCCTCCGAGACCTACGCCACCAAAGGAGATTACCTGGCCGGAGCCAATATTGCCGGGTTCGTCAAAGTAGCCAAGGCCATGGTGGCCCAGGGCGTGGTCTAA
- a CDS encoding GNAT family N-acetyltransferase, translating to MNMPNPAGSLVKKYLLIAAGLVSLGLGVIGIFLPLLPTTPFLLLSAFCFLRSSQRLHGWLVNHRVFGAFIHDYLKYRAVPLKTKILALVLLWGTISLSIILLPNLTVRIFLAAVALGISLHILSLKTRRPGEEGGLAGLAFREIEPRDIPELLVLRTMVKENRLSAEDLVKIGITEESVTAKLNSTYRGWLCRDQSGRALGFSIGNKSDGEMWVIAILPEFEGRGIGRKLMLLVQDWLFQFHDELWLTTEHDPGNRAYGFYQSLGWRETGVVKDLSRFVLKKPAP from the coding sequence ATGAATATGCCAAACCCTGCCGGATCGCTGGTAAAAAAATATCTGCTGATCGCCGCCGGGCTTGTTTCCCTGGGCCTGGGGGTCATCGGGATATTCCTGCCGCTCCTCCCCACCACCCCTTTTCTGCTCTTGAGTGCCTTCTGCTTCCTCCGCAGCTCTCAGCGCCTGCATGGCTGGCTGGTCAATCACCGGGTTTTCGGCGCCTTTATCCATGATTACCTGAAGTACCGGGCCGTCCCGCTGAAGACCAAGATCTTGGCGCTGGTTTTGTTATGGGGAACCATCAGCCTGTCCATTATTCTTCTGCCTAACTTGACCGTAAGGATCTTCCTGGCCGCAGTGGCCCTGGGGATCAGCCTTCACATCCTTTCCCTTAAGACCCGCCGCCCCGGAGAGGAAGGTGGCCTGGCGGGCCTGGCCTTCCGGGAGATAGAGCCCCGGGACATCCCGGAACTGCTGGTTTTACGGACCATGGTAAAGGAGAACCGGCTGAGCGCGGAGGACCTTGTGAAAATTGGCATCACCGAGGAATCTGTGACCGCCAAGCTGAACTCCACATACAGGGGCTGGCTGTGCCGGGACCAAAGCGGCCGGGCTTTGGGCTTCTCGATCGGAAACAAAAGCGACGGGGAGATGTGGGTCATCGCAATCCTGCCGGAATTTGAAGGGCGTGGGATCGGTCGGAAGCTGATGCTGCTGGTCCAGGACTGGCTCTTTCAGTTTCACGATGAACTGTGGCTGACCACCGAGCATGACCCCGGCAACCGGGCCTACGGCTTCTATCAAAGTTTAGGCTGGCGGGAAACGGGAGTGGTGAAAGATCTTTCCAGGTTTGTCCTTAAAAAACCAGCACCCTGA
- a CDS encoding adenosine deaminase, with protein sequence MKINPSLTKFIRGLPKAELHLHIEGTFEPELMFKIARRNRIGLRYGSVAELRRAYDFGNLQEFLDLYYEGAGVLVKERDFYDLGRAYFKKALSQNVLHAEIFFDPQTHTARGVPFSTVMNGLGRSVEDAKSRLGLSVKLIMCFLRHLEEKEAHKTLEQALDYRHLITAVGLDSSELGHPPSKFKRVFARARRKGFLTVAHAGEEGPAEYVWHALELLKVSRVDHGNRSLSDEKLVKELVRRKMPLTVCPCSNHRLKVVAAMEDHPLQTMMQKGLLVTVNSDDPAYFGGYLNENYLAVASALNLSREEICQLAKNSFLSSFLEEKQKKRMLKLVDDYCSGFLGKDK encoded by the coding sequence ATGAAAATAAATCCTTCTCTCACCAAATTCATCCGCGGCCTTCCCAAGGCCGAGCTTCATCTCCACATCGAGGGCACCTTCGAGCCGGAGCTTATGTTCAAGATCGCCCGGCGCAACCGGATCGGCCTCAGATACGGTTCGGTGGCGGAGCTGCGCCGGGCCTACGACTTCGGCAATCTCCAGGAATTCCTCGACCTCTATTACGAAGGCGCCGGGGTGCTGGTGAAGGAAAGGGATTTTTACGACCTGGGCCGGGCTTACTTTAAAAAAGCCCTTTCCCAGAACGTGCTCCATGCCGAGATATTTTTCGACCCACAGACCCACACCGCCCGGGGAGTGCCCTTTTCCACGGTGATGAACGGACTGGGCCGGTCGGTGGAGGATGCCAAAAGCAGGCTGGGGCTCTCGGTCAAGCTGATCATGTGTTTCCTGCGGCACCTGGAGGAAAAGGAGGCCCATAAGACCCTGGAGCAGGCCCTGGATTACCGGCACCTGATAACCGCCGTCGGGCTGGATTCTTCCGAACTGGGGCATCCGCCCTCCAAGTTTAAGCGGGTATTTGCCCGGGCCCGCCGGAAGGGATTTCTGACCGTGGCCCATGCCGGCGAGGAGGGGCCGGCCGAATATGTCTGGCACGCCCTGGAACTGCTGAAAGTGTCCCGGGTGGACCACGGCAACCGGTCTTTGAGCGATGAGAAGCTGGTAAAGGAACTGGTCCGCCGCAAAATGCCGCTGACGGTCTGCCCCTGCTCCAACCACAGGCTGAAAGTGGTGGCGGCCATGGAGGATCACCCCCTGCAGACCATGATGCAAAAGGGCCTGCTGGTCACCGTCAATTCCGACGACCCGGCCTATTTCGGCGGATACCTCAATGAGAATTACCTGGCAGTGGCCAGCGCCCTGAACCTGAGCCGGGAAGAGATCTGCCAATTGGCTAAGAACTCATTCCTGTCCAGCTTTTTGGAGGAAAAACAGAAAAAAAGAATGCTGAAGTTGGTGGACGATTACTGTAGTGGTTTTTTGGGAAAAGACAAATGA
- a CDS encoding PEP/pyruvate-binding domain-containing protein — MPHHKPEWQVIVDLLRDTNPILLNRIGRKMINYLYKRNIKQVEELMQRLDTTSSDWEYSENQPMPKINQALLEHIVEEIFQIAAREIDDDELARIISLWLKHEQSRFLGMASEKRDVSLAEISDAVQRFANMPDAQKSLSPEENMGIKVALIRRFLSEEMHYINVTKKHATVPDFMQTLSRTIGPSSGNGKLGGKAAGLFRAEKILMNAKKDYISLRNLVTPKTWYIASDGILDFLHFNALEEMPTIKYRDPVEIRQEYPYLEQIFKNSALSPEIIAGLSLCLDDFGDKPLIVRSSSLLEDSLGSSFAGKYKSLFVANQGTKREKMEALTNAIVEVYASVFGPDPIEYRRERGLLDFNEEMAIVIQEVVGQRVGKYYFPAYAGVAFSYNEFRWSPRIKRQDGIVRLVAGMGTRAVDRVGDDYPVLVSPGQPGLRVNASPEEVLWYSQKNIDLLNMETRRFETITVDKLFQEIGNDFPALSQVISIYQEGQLFSPTGTMVNLSEGQPVVTFSKLLTHGPFIPQIKDILNILKDALGFPVDIEFACDGDIHKLYLLQCRPQSQAGGTSSVTIPKDVPASDVLFTGSRYVTNALVKDIEYIVYVDPIQYDALPNMEELIQVGRVVGDLNQKLPRQKFILMGPGRWGSRGDIKLGVRVGYSDINNTAMLIEVAKKKKDYVPELSFGTHFFQDLVEAGIRYLPLYPDEKGAAFNQEFFDNSPNVLRKLLPQARSLEQVVKVIHVPKAADGATLTVYMDGDREQALAALMR, encoded by the coding sequence ATGCCCCACCACAAGCCCGAATGGCAGGTGATCGTAGACCTGCTGCGCGACACCAACCCCATCCTGCTGAACCGGATCGGCCGCAAGATGATCAACTACCTCTACAAGCGCAATATCAAGCAGGTGGAGGAGCTGATGCAGAGGCTGGACACCACCTCCAGCGACTGGGAGTACAGCGAGAACCAGCCCATGCCCAAGATCAACCAGGCCCTGCTGGAGCATATTGTGGAGGAGATATTCCAGATCGCGGCCAGGGAGATCGACGACGACGAGCTGGCCCGGATCATCAGTTTGTGGCTTAAGCACGAGCAGTCCCGCTTTCTGGGCATGGCCTCCGAGAAGCGCGACGTCTCGCTGGCCGAGATCTCCGACGCCGTCCAGCGCTTCGCCAACATGCCCGACGCCCAGAAGAGCCTGTCGCCCGAGGAGAACATGGGCATCAAGGTGGCTTTGATCCGCCGGTTCCTGAGCGAGGAGATGCACTACATCAACGTCACCAAGAAGCACGCCACGGTGCCGGACTTCATGCAGACCCTCTCCCGCACCATCGGGCCCTCCTCGGGCAACGGCAAGCTGGGGGGCAAGGCGGCCGGGCTTTTTAGGGCCGAGAAGATCCTGATGAACGCCAAGAAGGACTATATCTCCCTGCGCAACCTGGTCACCCCCAAGACCTGGTACATCGCCTCGGACGGGATTTTGGACTTCCTCCATTTCAACGCCCTGGAGGAGATGCCCACCATCAAGTACCGCGATCCGGTGGAGATCCGCCAGGAATACCCCTACCTGGAGCAGATATTCAAGAACTCGGCCCTGTCGCCGGAGATCATCGCCGGGCTGTCCCTGTGCCTGGATGACTTCGGCGACAAACCGCTGATCGTCCGCTCCTCCAGCCTGCTGGAGGACAGCCTGGGCTCGTCCTTCGCCGGAAAGTACAAGAGCCTGTTCGTGGCCAACCAGGGCACCAAGCGGGAGAAGATGGAGGCCCTCACCAACGCCATCGTGGAGGTCTACGCCTCGGTGTTCGGGCCCGACCCCATCGAGTACCGCCGGGAGCGGGGCTTGCTGGACTTCAACGAGGAGATGGCCATCGTCATCCAGGAGGTGGTGGGCCAGCGGGTGGGCAAGTATTATTTTCCGGCCTACGCCGGGGTGGCATTCAGCTACAACGAATTCCGCTGGTCGCCCCGCATCAAGCGCCAGGACGGCATCGTCCGGCTGGTAGCCGGAATGGGCACCCGGGCGGTGGACCGGGTGGGCGACGATTACCCGGTGCTGGTCAGCCCCGGCCAGCCGGGCCTTAGGGTCAACGCCAGCCCCGAGGAGGTGCTTTGGTATTCCCAGAAGAACATCGATCTTCTTAACATGGAGACCCGCCGCTTCGAGACCATCACCGTGGACAAGCTGTTCCAGGAGATCGGCAACGATTTCCCGGCCCTGTCCCAGGTGATCTCCATCTACCAGGAGGGCCAGCTGTTCTCGCCCACCGGCACCATGGTCAACTTAAGCGAGGGCCAGCCGGTGGTCACCTTCTCCAAATTGCTGACCCACGGCCCCTTCATCCCCCAGATCAAGGACATTCTGAACATCTTAAAGGACGCCCTGGGATTTCCGGTGGACATCGAGTTCGCCTGCGACGGCGACATCCACAAGCTGTACCTGCTGCAGTGCCGGCCCCAGAGCCAGGCCGGGGGCACTTCCAGCGTGACCATTCCCAAGGATGTCCCGGCCTCCGACGTCCTGTTTACCGGCAGCCGCTATGTCACCAACGCTTTGGTCAAGGACATCGAGTACATAGTCTACGTCGATCCCATCCAGTACGACGCCCTGCCCAACATGGAGGAACTGATCCAGGTGGGCCGGGTGGTGGGCGACCTTAACCAGAAGCTGCCCCGCCAGAAATTCATCCTGATGGGCCCGGGGCGCTGGGGCAGCCGGGGCGACATCAAACTGGGGGTCCGGGTGGGATACTCGGACATCAACAACACCGCCATGCTGATAGAGGTAGCCAAGAAGAAAAAGGACTACGTGCCCGAGCTTTCCTTCGGCACCCACTTCTTCCAGGATCTGGTGGAGGCCGGCATCCGCTACCTGCCGCTTTATCCCGACGAAAAGGGCGCCGCCTTCAACCAGGAATTCTTCGACAATTCGCCCAATGTTTTAAGAAAACTGCTGCCCCAGGCCCGGAGCCTGGAGCAGGTGGTCAAGGTGATCCACGTGCCCAAGGCGGCCGACGGCGCCACTCTGACGGTCTACATGGACGGAGACCGGGAACAGGCCCTGGCCGCATTGATGCGGTAG